CCGGAAGGTGCAGCTGTGGGGCGTCGAGCAGGACGAGGCCCACGCGGGCGTCGGCAAGCGTAGTGCCCGCCAGCGTCCAGATCCCCAAAATGGGCAAAGCTAGGTGCGGTAGCTGGTGCTCGCGCGCCAGCTGAAGCAGAAGGTGCGGGCGCACCAATTCAGGCACGGCCTCGTCGATGCCGAAGCGCGCTAGGTTTCCTGCCAACCGCGCCGCCGTGGTGTCCTTGAGCTGCGGATCTGCCCAAGCCCACGTGAATTCCTCGTCCGAAATGGTCGCGATAAGCACCGCATTGGCCGTCATCTGCCCGCCGCGATAGGACACCGTGGCGGTGGCCTTATCCACATCGAGTTCTACCGTGGCATCTGGGAAGCTGCCTTGGAAAAACATTTGGTTTTCGGTGCTTAAGTAAAAAGCATCCTCTAGGACGCGCGCGGCCGCTAAGCCAGGGGTGATGCCGGAAATCTTGTGTACTTCGGGGCTTGCCTGCTCAAAACGCACTGTGGTGCCATCAGAAAAATGCAGGTAGGGCTCTTCCTCGGTGGACTCCATGTCCAGGTAGCGGGCGAGTGCGAGGGTCGGCCCCTTCTCGTCCGCTTCCGCGCTGCTGTGCTGGAGACCCCGCAGCAAGGTCTGGCGAAAGTCCAGGTAAGGGTGGAAATCTACCGCAACAATGGCCACGTGCTCGCCCTGCTGGGCGCGCAGTACCGGCATGGTGCCCACGATGAGGGAGGCATAAGCAACCATTCGGTCAATGTCTGCGGTGGCCGTACTTGACTGCGGAAGGTCAGCAAAGTGCTCGGTCGCGGCGGTAGTCCAGTGCCAAGTGCCTGCGGCGATGACGGCCAGGCGCACGCCGCGAAAATCCGCCACGTGCTGCGCGGAGCTTACCCGTACCTCCACGAGCTGGTCGGTGGCATAGCTTCCTTCGCCATCGCCAACCGAAGGCCCGAGGAAATTGAATTCTACGTCGGTCGCCTTCCCGATGCGTTCGCGAAAGGCAGCGTTAATTCCGGCACGGATAAAGCGGGCATCGGCCGCGGCACGTTCAATGGAGTGGTAAGCAGTCATGGTTGCTCACGATGATACGGGTGCCGGCAGGCATACTCATAGGCGGCTACCAAAGCCTTGGATGATTCCCGCCAGGAGTAGAGCTCCGCTTCTTCGCGCGCGGCGCGGTCCGCGTACTTCTTGGCCACCTCTTCGACCTCGTGGAGTAGGCCTTCAGACAGCGTGGTGGGATTAAGGCCGAGCCCCAGAAAAGTGTCATTGGATACGTGCAACTCGTTCTCAGCCGACTCTTTGCGTGGATTAGGAACATAGGCTACTTCGGCGCCAGGGATGTTAGCGATGAGCTCCGCCAGGTCACGCACGCGGTGGGTTTGGGTCATTTGGTTAAGGATTTTTACGCGGTCACCGCGCGATGGTGGATTTTCCAGAGCGAGCTCGATGCAGCGCACCATGACTTGGATGTGGCACCGTCAGCAGATAGCCGATGCCGGCTTGCACGAGGAAGCGGTTCAGAACCGTACCGTAGTTGCCGTCATAATCAAAGCGGTTAATTAGGCGTTCATCCTTTTGGGTCTGAGCGGTGTGGGTGCCCCAGACAATGCCCTGATCCAGGACCTTTGTCATGTGGTAAATCGAACCCGGATTGGAAGGGTAACGGATTGTGCGCAAAGACCTGTGCCGTGGACCATAGGAAGCCGCGCGTGAGATACAGGTCTTGTGTCCTCGGACGTATCGGCGATGGCGGCATGGGGCGGTAGACTGACCGGCATGCTCCACGCCGTTAGTTTTGCCCTCCTGGATTCCGTCAATGCCTTACTCATCGGAATCCTCGTGGCCATTGGCATCATCTTGCCCCGCGGCAAGTACCGGCGCATTGCCTCCTTAGTGGTGATAGGAGACTGGATGGGAGTCCTCGCCGCGGCGGCCGTGGTGATGTTTGTGCTGCTGGGAGTAAAAGACCAGATCGAGGCCATTTTGAGCTCGCCCGTTGCCGGCTGGGTACTTGTCGCAGTGGGCATCGCGGTGGCATTCGGCTCGTGGCGCTCTCAAGGCCAGCCCAATGCCTTGGTAAATCGGCTGCTCGAGCCGTTGCGTACTCCATCGCTGCTTACCGCGATCATCGGTTTCATTATGGGCGTGGTGCAATCGCTGACTTCGGTGCCGTTTTATTACGGGCTCATGCACCTGGCTACCGAAGATATCGCTCCGGCCGCTCAGTACGGCGGTTTGGTGTGGTACGCCAGCCTGGCTCTGTCCCTGCCCACTATCTGTG
The nucleotide sequence above comes from Corynebacterium tuberculostearicum. Encoded proteins:
- a CDS encoding DUF6882 domain-containing protein, producing MTAYHSIERAAADARFIRAGINAAFRERIGKATDVEFNFLGPSVGDGEGSYATDQLVEVRVSSAQHVADFRGVRLAVIAAGTWHWTTAATEHFADLPQSSTATADIDRMVAYASLIVGTMPVLRAQQGEHVAIVAVDFHPYLDFRQTLLRGLQHSSAEADEKGPTLALARYLDMESTEEEPYLHFSDGTTVRFEQASPEVHKISGITPGLAAARVLEDAFYLSTENQMFFQGSFPDATVELDVDKATATVSYRGGQMTANAVLIATISDEEFTWAWADPQLKDTTAARLAGNLARFGIDEAVPELVRPHLLLQLAREHQLPHLALPILGIWTLAGTTLADARVGLVLLDAPQLHLPEPTPAATDATLAVPPPSWINADRARAAYGSFRGVDV